A window of the Acidimicrobiales bacterium genome harbors these coding sequences:
- a CDS encoding phosphoadenylyl-sulfate reductase — MPAATATRPAELVPPRPIVYPSVAAASFDDRMDARDAVRRAVSMFGSDLSLLCSGQDAVLVDVALSVDPTIELVFIDTGFHFDETINTMLAIAERYRPKLRVVVPWRHLPGAGRPGFCCSDHKVDQLDLALVGRRAWLSGLRRADGPSRADAPMAEVDRRGLVKINPLISWSDSKVAGYELQHQIIVNPLRDQGYPSIGCKPCTSPVEPGSDARSGRWAGSDKTECGLHL, encoded by the coding sequence ATGCCCGCTGCCACCGCCACCCGGCCCGCCGAACTCGTCCCGCCTCGGCCCATCGTCTACCCCTCGGTCGCCGCCGCCTCGTTCGATGACCGCATGGATGCGAGAGACGCCGTGCGTCGTGCCGTTTCGATGTTCGGGAGCGACCTCAGCCTGCTGTGCTCTGGCCAGGACGCCGTGCTCGTCGACGTGGCCCTCAGCGTCGATCCGACCATCGAGCTGGTGTTCATCGACACCGGCTTCCACTTCGACGAGACCATCAACACGATGCTCGCCATCGCCGAGCGCTACCGGCCGAAGCTGCGGGTCGTCGTTCCGTGGCGCCATCTCCCGGGAGCCGGCCGACCCGGCTTCTGCTGCTCGGATCACAAGGTCGACCAACTCGACCTGGCGTTGGTCGGTCGCCGAGCCTGGCTGTCGGGACTGCGTCGGGCCGACGGGCCGTCACGGGCCGATGCGCCGATGGCCGAGGTCGATCGGCGGGGCCTGGTGAAGATCAACCCCCTGATCTCGTGGAGCGACTCGAAGGTCGCCGGCTACGAACTGCAGCACCAGATCATCGTCAACCCGCTGCGCGACCAGGGCTATCCGTCGATTGGCTGCAAGCCGTGCACCTCACCGGTCGAACCCGGCAGCGACGCTCGTTCGGGGCGCTGGGCCGGGTCGGACAAGACCGAGTGCGGACTCCACCTGTGA
- a CDS encoding bifunctional precorrin-2 dehydrogenase/sirohydrochlorin ferrochelatase yields MTGNLQPAATTPRSAIEIVPVGLRVEGKAVLVVGAGRIAARKADAYASQGAIVTVVAPQHSPEMDAVDAAERHHRAFRASDLDGQWLVVTATGRPEVDGEVYAEAETCRIWCNAADDPEHCSVILPAVVRRDGITIAISSGGRSPATASWLRRRIERLLDHDTLAVFAIAAGVRDRMRANGQPTEVAGWNEVLDNDALPLVAAGEHDELARRLATAVGVPT; encoded by the coding sequence GTGACCGGGAACCTCCAGCCCGCAGCCACGACACCTCGGTCGGCGATCGAGATCGTCCCCGTCGGATTGCGGGTCGAGGGCAAGGCGGTGCTCGTCGTCGGGGCCGGCCGGATCGCAGCCCGCAAGGCCGATGCCTACGCATCGCAAGGCGCGATCGTCACGGTGGTCGCACCGCAGCACAGCCCGGAGATGGACGCCGTCGATGCGGCGGAGCGGCATCACCGGGCCTTCCGAGCGAGCGATCTCGACGGTCAATGGCTGGTGGTCACCGCCACCGGCCGTCCCGAGGTCGACGGCGAGGTCTACGCCGAAGCCGAAACGTGCCGAATCTGGTGCAACGCGGCTGACGATCCAGAGCACTGCAGCGTGATCCTGCCCGCCGTCGTTCGTCGTGACGGCATCACCATCGCCATCTCGAGCGGGGGGCGGAGCCCGGCCACCGCATCATGGTTGCGTCGACGTATCGAGCGACTCCTCGACCACGACACCCTGGCCGTCTTCGCCATCGCCGCCGGTGTGCGAGACCGCATGCGAGCGAACGGCCAGCCGACCGAGGTGGCCGGATGGAACGAGGTGCTCGACAACGACGCCCTCCCGCTCGTCGCTGCCGGCGAACACGACGAACTGGCCCGGCGACTCGCCACTGCCGTAGGAGTACCGACATGA
- the cobA gene encoding uroporphyrinogen-III C-methyltransferase gives MTVHLVGVGPGDAELMTLKAARLLGEADAVVYDRLIGDDILDFVSPTAERYDVGKTPGLPGPTQDDINELLVDLGRRLECVVRIKGGDPSIFGRGAEEADACHRAGVATTIVPGISSSVAGPVAAGVSVTRRGVSSGYCVVTAHQDPHSSPVDWDALAQCGLTLVVLMGARRAGQIATALLAGGRSSTTPVAVITKATLPDEHVERLALGELGRRPVPSPSVLVIGEVAASDLTTLTADQRWSAPASVLVTAD, from the coding sequence ATGACCGTGCATCTCGTTGGCGTCGGACCCGGCGATGCCGAACTGATGACCCTGAAGGCGGCTCGCCTCCTGGGTGAGGCAGACGCCGTCGTGTACGACCGCCTGATCGGCGACGACATCCTCGACTTCGTGTCACCGACCGCCGAGCGCTACGACGTCGGCAAGACGCCGGGACTGCCCGGACCAACGCAGGACGACATCAACGAGCTCCTCGTCGACCTTGGGCGACGCCTCGAGTGTGTCGTGCGGATCAAGGGCGGCGACCCGTCGATCTTCGGACGGGGCGCCGAGGAGGCCGACGCCTGCCACCGTGCGGGTGTGGCGACGACGATCGTTCCAGGTATCAGCTCGTCGGTGGCGGGACCGGTCGCCGCCGGCGTGTCGGTTACGCGGCGCGGTGTGTCGAGCGGCTATTGCGTCGTGACGGCGCATCAGGACCCGCACTCTTCGCCCGTCGACTGGGATGCGCTGGCCCAGTGCGGTCTCACCCTCGTCGTGCTGATGGGTGCTCGTCGGGCGGGGCAGATCGCCACTGCGCTGCTCGCCGGCGGTCGATCGTCGACCACGCCGGTGGCCGTCATCACGAAGGCCACCCTTCCCGATGAACACGTCGAGCGTCTCGCCCTCGGCGAGTTGGGTCGTCGCCCGGTGCCGTCGCCGTCGGTCCTCGTGATCGGCGAGGTCGCCGCCTCCGACCTGACTACGCTGACGGCCGACCAGCGGTGGTCCGCGCCCGCGTCGGTGCTGGTCACGGCCGACTGA
- a CDS encoding diguanylate cyclase, translated as MPSVEKLASLPAIPATALRIVNLCDQPGVGLAELGEAIALDPVLSARMLRLANSAAFKRSVEITSVDRALMQLGLQTVKLTALGFVISEAVTSNLDIDNALLQRLQHEGLVEAVAAREVAHRSVRNTSSEAFLAGLFDGLGRQLCLFLEPEGYGALLSDSNWPSPEAERNCLGTDNVGLMIAALEYWGVPSFYADVLRFSIGEDTHTMEPPVAHVGAVLRVARLAGKLLVGTAAETTDADLEALAAIGLDESAIDEVAEGLSAQIADMAEVLEMSIKTPPDYSALLEQARNQVLATSLELAQASALQASQIDELSIEREQLRMEAHTDRLTGLPNRASFEGFLDSAINDRITGRVKTGALGIAMIDVDKFKSLNDTHGHQAGDRVLEVIGERLLDITRQGEMIARYGGEEFVFVAPVVTDADGLMQAAERIRRNVADLEVDVAGLILRVTVSVGAIGSSKITAPEASRALVQAADRLLYQAKHHGRNQSRTEWLSPHTNEPAAPPPVEHADAPYPSEKRA; from the coding sequence ATGCCAAGCGTTGAGAAGCTCGCCTCACTTCCCGCCATTCCGGCCACTGCGCTGCGGATCGTCAATCTGTGCGATCAGCCCGGTGTCGGTCTCGCTGAGTTGGGTGAAGCGATTGCTCTCGACCCCGTCCTGTCCGCCCGCATGCTCCGGCTCGCCAACTCCGCAGCCTTCAAGCGCAGCGTCGAGATCACCTCGGTCGACCGCGCCCTCATGCAGCTGGGGTTGCAGACCGTCAAGCTGACCGCGCTCGGTTTCGTGATCAGCGAGGCGGTCACCTCGAACCTCGACATCGACAACGCCCTGCTGCAACGACTCCAGCACGAGGGGCTCGTCGAAGCGGTCGCCGCTCGGGAAGTGGCGCACCGCTCGGTGCGCAACACCTCCTCGGAGGCCTTCCTCGCCGGGCTGTTCGACGGCCTTGGCCGACAGCTCTGCCTCTTCCTCGAGCCGGAGGGCTACGGCGCCCTGCTGTCCGACAGCAACTGGCCGTCACCCGAAGCCGAGCGCAACTGCCTCGGGACCGACAACGTCGGCCTGATGATCGCTGCGCTCGAGTATTGGGGCGTGCCGTCGTTCTACGCCGACGTGCTGCGCTTCTCGATCGGGGAAGACACCCACACGATGGAACCGCCGGTCGCCCACGTCGGCGCCGTCCTGCGGGTTGCCCGTCTCGCCGGCAAACTGCTCGTAGGGACTGCGGCCGAGACGACCGACGCGGACCTCGAAGCGCTTGCCGCCATCGGGCTCGATGAGTCCGCCATCGACGAAGTCGCCGAGGGGCTCAGCGCCCAGATCGCCGACATGGCCGAGGTGCTCGAGATGAGCATCAAGACCCCGCCGGACTACTCGGCGTTGCTCGAGCAGGCCAGGAACCAGGTGCTCGCAACCTCGCTCGAGCTCGCCCAGGCGTCCGCACTGCAGGCCTCACAAATCGACGAGCTTTCGATCGAGCGCGAACAGCTGCGCATGGAAGCCCATACCGATCGCCTCACCGGACTGCCGAACCGTGCGAGCTTCGAGGGATTCCTCGACAGCGCCATCAACGACCGAATCACGGGTCGGGTCAAGACCGGTGCACTCGGCATCGCCATGATCGACGTCGACAAGTTCAAGTCGCTCAACGACACTCACGGCCACCAGGCCGGCGACCGAGTGCTCGAAGTGATCGGGGAGCGCCTTCTCGACATCACTCGCCAGGGTGAGATGATCGCCCGCTACGGCGGCGAGGAGTTCGTCTTCGTTGCTCCCGTCGTCACCGACGCCGACGGCTTGATGCAGGCGGCGGAGCGGATCCGGCGCAACGTCGCCGATCTCGAGGTCGACGTTGCAGGTCTGATCCTGAGGGTCACCGTGAGTGTCGGAGCGATCGGCTCCAGCAAGATCACCGCTCCCGAAGCATCGCGAGCGTTGGTGCAGGCTGCCGACCGGTTGCTGTATCAGGCCAAGCACCACGGCCGGAACCAGTCTCGGACCGAGTGGCTCAGCCCGCACACCAACGAGCCGGCGGCGCCGCCGCCTGTCGAGCACGCCGATGCGCCATACCCCAGCGAGAAGCGGGCGTAG
- the smpB gene encoding SsrA-binding protein SmpB, producing MAVKMVATAKSARRDFDIIESFECGIMLRGSEVKSLRESKVQLNDAYARFEHHELWLVGLNIAQYTRASTHVNTETTRKRKLLLHKHELERIESKVNIDRLQLVPMALYFKDGRAKLELGIGRGRKTVDKRQMLAKKDADLEARRELAQRTRYQ from the coding sequence ATGGCCGTGAAAATGGTGGCGACGGCGAAATCCGCCCGCCGGGACTTCGACATCATCGAGAGTTTCGAGTGCGGCATCATGCTGCGCGGGTCAGAGGTCAAGTCACTCCGTGAGTCCAAGGTGCAACTCAACGACGCCTACGCCCGGTTCGAGCACCACGAGCTCTGGCTGGTCGGTCTCAACATCGCCCAGTACACCCGGGCCAGCACGCATGTGAACACCGAGACCACCCGCAAGCGCAAGCTGCTGCTCCACAAGCACGAACTCGAGCGCATCGAGTCGAAGGTCAACATCGACCGCCTGCAGCTGGTACCGATGGCGCTCTACTTCAAGGACGGCCGAGCCAAGCTCGAGCTCGGCATCGGGCGTGGACGCAAGACCGTCGACAAACGCCAGATGCTGGCGAAGAAAGACGCCGATCTCGAGGCTCGCCGCGAACTGGCGCAACGCACCCGGTATCAGTAG